A genome region from Leifsonia sp. Root112D2 includes the following:
- a CDS encoding glycerol-3-phosphate dehydrogenase/oxidase encodes MVKQPEPVSYPSKLGPAERTKAIAALKGAELDILVVGGGIVGTGSAVDAVTRGLNVGLVEARDFASGTSSRSSKLVHGGIRYLEQLDFRLVREALIERGLLLQRIAPHLVKPVRFLYPLKRHVVERAYIGAGMLLYDIFSYTGGRPPGVPHHRHLSKRQVQRLIPSLANDAFIGGITYYDAQVDDARYVANLARTAAHYGAHVANRVRVEGFLKVGERVVGVEARDLLTDELFEIHAKQVVNATGVWTDDTQSMVGERGQFKVRASKGIHLVVPRDRFQSKSGLLLRTEKSVLFVIPWGRHWLIGTTDTDWHLDKAHPAATAADIDYLLEHVNSVLGVPLTREDVEGVYAGLRPLLAGESDQTSKLSREHLVAHSVPGLVVIAGGKWTTYRVMAKDAIDAAADALDGKVAASTTQDIALVGAEGYQAAWNKRGRIAARSGLHPARVEHLLNRYGTLTEDLLELIRRRPELGEPLPGADDYLGAEVVYAASHEGAIHLDDVLARRTRISIEAWDRGVSAAPVAAALMADVLGWDADRQDREVAFYLERVAAERASQQQPDDESAERIRLSAPDIANA; translated from the coding sequence ATGGTCAAGCAGCCTGAACCTGTCTCATACCCGTCGAAGCTCGGTCCGGCCGAACGTACCAAAGCCATCGCCGCGCTGAAGGGCGCGGAGCTCGACATCCTCGTTGTTGGCGGAGGAATCGTGGGCACCGGCAGCGCCGTGGATGCCGTCACTCGCGGCCTCAATGTCGGCCTCGTCGAGGCGCGGGACTTCGCCTCCGGCACGTCGAGCCGGTCCTCGAAACTGGTGCACGGAGGCATCCGGTACCTGGAGCAGCTGGACTTTCGGCTGGTGCGCGAGGCCCTGATCGAGCGCGGACTGCTGCTGCAGCGCATCGCGCCACACCTCGTAAAGCCGGTTCGTTTTCTGTATCCGCTGAAGCGCCACGTGGTCGAGCGGGCCTACATCGGGGCAGGCATGCTGCTGTACGACATTTTCTCCTACACGGGCGGCCGACCACCCGGGGTGCCGCACCACCGCCACCTGTCGAAGCGCCAGGTGCAGCGGCTCATTCCGAGCCTCGCGAACGACGCGTTCATCGGCGGCATCACGTACTACGACGCGCAGGTGGATGACGCCCGTTACGTGGCGAATCTGGCCCGCACGGCGGCACACTACGGTGCACACGTCGCCAACCGTGTGCGCGTCGAAGGCTTTCTCAAGGTGGGGGAGCGCGTCGTCGGGGTCGAGGCCCGCGATCTGCTCACCGATGAGTTGTTCGAGATTCATGCGAAGCAGGTGGTGAACGCCACCGGCGTGTGGACCGACGACACGCAGTCGATGGTGGGCGAGCGCGGCCAGTTCAAGGTGAGGGCTTCGAAGGGCATCCACCTGGTGGTGCCCCGCGATCGCTTCCAGTCGAAGTCGGGGCTGCTGCTGCGCACCGAGAAGAGCGTGCTGTTCGTCATTCCGTGGGGCAGGCACTGGCTCATCGGCACGACGGATACGGACTGGCACCTCGACAAGGCGCACCCCGCGGCGACGGCCGCAGACATCGACTACCTGCTCGAACATGTGAACTCGGTGCTCGGGGTTCCGCTCACGCGCGAGGACGTCGAGGGCGTCTATGCGGGTCTGCGCCCCCTGCTGGCGGGTGAGTCCGATCAGACCTCCAAGCTGTCGCGGGAACACCTCGTGGCGCATTCGGTGCCGGGGCTGGTCGTGATTGCCGGCGGCAAGTGGACCACATATCGCGTGATGGCGAAGGATGCCATTGACGCCGCCGCCGACGCGCTCGACGGCAAGGTCGCGGCCTCGACGACCCAGGACATCGCGCTGGTCGGGGCCGAGGGGTATCAGGCCGCATGGAACAAACGGGGGCGGATCGCGGCGCGCAGCGGGCTGCATCCGGCGCGTGTCGAGCACCTGCTGAACCGCTACGGAACGCTCACGGAAGACCTGCTCGAACTGATTCGCCGCAGGCCCGAACTGGGCGAGCCGCTGCCCGGCGCCGACGACTATCTGGGCGCGGAGGTCGTGTATGCGGCGTCGCACGAGGGCGCCATTCATCTGGACGACGTGCTCGCCCGGCGTACCCGTATCTCGATCGAGGCGTGGGATCGCGGTGTGTCCGCCGCCCCGGTCGCGGCTGCGCTGATGGCGGATGTTCTGGGCTGGGACGCGGACCGGCAAGACCGCGAGGTGGCCTTCTACCTCGAGCGGGTAGCGGCCGAGCGCGCCAGCCAACAGCAGCCCGACGACGAGTCGGCCGAGCGCATCCGCCTGAGCGCCCCCGACATCGCGAACGCGTAG
- a CDS encoding cation:proton antiporter regulatory subunit, translated as MVDVRRVKLPGVGVLHTFVTDDGGKVGVIAHRSGHSDLITFSDDADGADVTKVSLRLSEDEAHTLAELLGGTQITESLTALDQIPGLSIDWFTVDYDDHIAGQTLGRPGDRGLVGLTVVAVVRGDSANPAPSPDFKVFPGDTLVVAGSPEKVAKAFVFFRSGELPTATTSITATATTSSDSPPGV; from the coding sequence ATGGTCGACGTTCGACGGGTCAAGCTTCCCGGGGTCGGAGTGCTGCATACCTTCGTGACGGATGATGGCGGCAAGGTCGGCGTCATAGCCCACCGCTCCGGCCACAGCGACCTCATCACCTTTTCAGACGACGCCGACGGCGCGGATGTCACGAAGGTCTCCCTGAGGCTGAGCGAAGACGAGGCGCACACGCTTGCCGAACTGCTCGGCGGCACCCAGATCACCGAATCGCTGACGGCTCTCGATCAGATTCCCGGGCTCTCCATCGACTGGTTCACGGTGGACTATGACGACCACATCGCCGGGCAGACGCTTGGTCGCCCCGGCGACCGCGGCCTGGTGGGTCTCACCGTCGTCGCCGTTGTGCGCGGGGACTCCGCGAACCCCGCACCCTCGCCCGACTTCAAGGTCTTTCCCGGAGACACCCTGGTCGTCGCCGGTTCCCCTGAGAAGGTCGCCAAGGCTTTCGTCTTCTTCCGCTCCGGTGAGCTGCCCACGGCAACCACCTCCATCACCGCAACCGCAACGACCTCGTCCGACTCCCCGCCCGGGGTCTGA
- a CDS encoding cation:proton antiporter: MHLGEDLIVLGILLVVAYVLGRLGKLIGLPAIPIYMLVGVLASPHTGWFPLNFDSNYIELIAIFGLILLLFSLGLEFDQDEFFGSAGKLLISGGLYIVLNIGVGFAFGMMTGWGTREALVIAGMTGTSSSAIITKLLIELRRLPNRETPMILGVTVVGDIFIAIYLAIVSVVLSGKTQIWPIVLQLSIAFLFLIVMFTIARWGGRVVSRLVRTKDDELFTILFFGLAVLFAGIGELIGVTDAIGAFLIGLVLGASRYRNRIERVAVPLRDVFAAFFFLNFGLSLNVAEFPQVILVVVLAVLMTFVLNIVSGLLIARLHGFGVAEGVNATAILINRGEFTLILATLSLAAGLDSRLAPFAGLYVLVMAVLGPLFAANSERIGAVLVRGRQAKVPTNRNPMLDEEIALVEAATSGKDLETDLGTRQAVDRVIEQAMRQADPGNRADPGRRAERGDRAERPSTTNRNDD; the protein is encoded by the coding sequence ATGCACCTCGGCGAAGACCTCATTGTTCTCGGCATCCTGCTGGTCGTCGCGTATGTATTGGGGCGCCTCGGTAAGCTGATCGGCCTTCCCGCCATTCCGATCTACATGCTCGTCGGCGTGCTTGCCAGCCCGCACACGGGGTGGTTCCCGCTCAACTTCGATTCGAACTACATCGAGCTCATCGCCATTTTCGGGCTGATTCTGCTGCTGTTCAGTCTCGGCCTCGAGTTCGATCAAGACGAGTTCTTCGGCAGCGCGGGCAAGCTGCTCATCTCAGGCGGCCTCTACATCGTGCTCAACATCGGTGTCGGCTTCGCCTTCGGCATGATGACGGGCTGGGGTACCCGCGAGGCGCTCGTGATAGCCGGCATGACGGGCACGTCCTCCAGCGCCATCATCACCAAGCTCCTCATCGAGCTGCGGCGCCTGCCCAACCGCGAGACCCCCATGATTCTGGGCGTGACCGTGGTGGGCGACATCTTCATCGCGATCTACCTCGCCATCGTCTCTGTCGTGCTCAGCGGTAAGACCCAGATCTGGCCCATCGTCTTGCAGCTCTCCATCGCCTTCCTGTTCCTCATTGTCATGTTCACCATCGCCCGCTGGGGCGGCAGGGTCGTCTCCCGGCTGGTGCGCACCAAAGATGACGAGCTCTTCACGATTCTCTTCTTCGGTCTCGCCGTTCTGTTCGCCGGTATCGGCGAGCTCATCGGGGTGACGGATGCGATCGGCGCGTTCCTGATCGGCCTCGTGTTGGGAGCAAGCAGGTACCGCAACCGCATCGAGCGGGTTGCCGTGCCGCTGCGCGACGTCTTTGCCGCCTTCTTCTTCCTCAACTTCGGGCTCTCGTTGAACGTCGCGGAGTTTCCCCAGGTGATTCTGGTCGTGGTTCTCGCGGTTCTGATGACGTTCGTGCTCAACATCGTCTCGGGGCTGCTGATAGCCCGGTTGCACGGCTTCGGAGTGGCCGAGGGGGTCAACGCGACGGCCATTCTCATCAACCGCGGTGAGTTCACGCTGATTTTGGCGACGCTCTCGCTCGCTGCCGGCCTCGACTCGCGGCTGGCACCGTTCGCCGGGCTCTACGTGCTGGTCATGGCCGTGCTCGGCCCCTTGTTTGCAGCGAATTCCGAGCGAATAGGTGCTGTACTGGTGCGCGGAAGGCAGGCAAAGGTGCCCACGAACCGCAACCCGATGCTCGATGAGGAGATCGCCCTGGTCGAGGCTGCAACTTCCGGTAAAGACCTGGAGACGGATCTCGGCACCAGGCAGGCCGTCGATCGGGTGATCGAGCAGGCGATGCGGCAGGCCGATCCTGGCAACAGGGCAGACCCGGGCCGCAGGGCTGAGCGAGGCGATCGTGCCGAGCGACCGAGCACAACGAACAGGAACGACGATTAG
- a CDS encoding SURF1 family protein, which translates to MPSDRAQRTGTTISETLTPETSLLRMMVRPRWIGALVLAMAVAAGFAWLGQWQLGRAIDSGTEVVSPTEHLAELSSIAKPGGPIRDAVTGQRVTVSGTFNPNDYHLIEDRLNRGRSGYWVAAHFTLSTPDASGRPVALAVARGWAPSKAAAEAAVTRLESEPATTVTLTGRLLPTEAPVVPDPKADPLTMTMMSAAQLYNLWSDVDGTDVYDAYLVDHEPVPGLDAIYSPPPIQQVTLNWLNIFYAVEWAVFAGFALYFWYRLVKDAKEREDEDRAETLASGDIGEGDIGENVD; encoded by the coding sequence GTGCCGAGCGACCGAGCACAACGAACAGGAACGACGATTAGCGAGACACTGACCCCCGAGACCTCGCTGCTGCGCATGATGGTGCGCCCCCGCTGGATCGGCGCCCTCGTTCTCGCCATGGCGGTCGCGGCCGGTTTCGCCTGGCTCGGCCAGTGGCAACTCGGGCGCGCCATTGACTCCGGCACCGAGGTCGTCTCCCCGACCGAGCACCTGGCCGAGTTGAGCAGCATCGCGAAACCGGGAGGACCCATCCGCGATGCCGTGACGGGCCAGCGTGTCACGGTGAGTGGCACGTTCAACCCGAACGACTATCACCTCATCGAAGACCGACTCAATCGCGGCAGATCCGGTTACTGGGTGGCGGCGCACTTCACCCTGAGCACACCGGATGCCTCCGGCCGGCCCGTCGCCCTCGCCGTCGCCCGCGGGTGGGCGCCCAGCAAGGCCGCGGCAGAGGCCGCCGTCACACGGCTCGAGTCCGAGCCGGCGACCACCGTGACGCTCACCGGTCGCCTCCTGCCGACGGAGGCACCCGTGGTGCCCGACCCGAAGGCCGACCCGCTGACGATGACCATGATGTCGGCCGCGCAGCTCTACAACCTGTGGTCGGATGTCGATGGCACCGACGTGTACGACGCCTACCTCGTCGATCACGAACCCGTGCCCGGTCTGGATGCGATCTACTCGCCGCCGCCCATCCAGCAGGTCACGCTGAACTGGCTGAACATCTTCTACGCCGTGGAATGGGCCGTGTTCGCCGGCTTCGCGCTGTACTTCTGGTATCGCCTCGTGAAGGACGCGAAGGAACGCGAGGATGAGGACCGAGCGGAGACACTCGCATCCGGTGACATCGGCGAGGGTGACATCGGCGAGAACGTAGACTGA
- a CDS encoding DUF3817 domain-containing protein yields the protein MPSDLPPERSQSLPGRILAQLFAPEKARTRAVDIPKIPGALKWYQVSAYVTGIMLLLLVAEMIVKYGFHYSLYAFGNHGALALVWWDPTGTLPTATGMDVSTAILIVHGWLYVVYLFCDFRLWSFMRWSGPRFLLIAAGGVVPFMSFIVEGIITKQVKAFLATHQAQARSTVEASH from the coding sequence ATGCCCTCCGACCTTCCTCCCGAGCGCAGCCAGTCCCTGCCCGGCCGCATTCTGGCCCAGCTTTTCGCACCAGAAAAGGCGCGGACGCGAGCCGTCGACATCCCCAAGATCCCGGGCGCGCTGAAGTGGTACCAGGTCTCGGCGTACGTCACCGGCATCATGCTGCTGCTGCTCGTGGCCGAGATGATCGTCAAGTACGGCTTCCACTATTCGCTCTACGCATTCGGCAACCACGGCGCGCTCGCGCTCGTGTGGTGGGACCCCACCGGCACGCTGCCGACCGCGACCGGCATGGACGTGAGCACGGCCATCCTCATCGTGCACGGCTGGCTCTACGTGGTCTACCTCTTCTGTGACTTCCGGTTGTGGAGCTTCATGCGCTGGTCGGGACCGCGGTTCCTCCTGATCGCCGCCGGCGGCGTCGTACCGTTCATGTCGTTCATCGTCGAGGGCATCATCACCAAGCAGGTCAAGGCCTTCCTCGCCACGCACCAGGCGCAGGCCAGATCAACCGTGGAGGCATCCCATTAG
- the guaA gene encoding glutamine-hydrolyzing GMP synthase, producing the protein MKNTDGSPVVSHPVLVVDFGAQYAQLIARRVREASVYSEIVPHTITASEVAAKSPAGIVLSGGPSSVYEEGAPSFDPAIFDLGVPVLGICYGFQVMATALGGEVAHTGQREYGSTDVRVTDAGVLLAGQPDAQTAWMSHGDSVSKAPEGFSVLASSDSTPVAAFGNDERRLYGVQWHPEVKHTAHGQRVLENFLHRAAGIPADWNSGNVIAEQVAAIRSQVGGGKVICGLSGGVDSAVAAALVHEAVGDQLVCVFVDHGLLRQDERRQVEEDYVAATGIRLVTVDAREQFVGALAGVSDPEQKRKIIGREFIRTFEKAQTDLIAEAAEEGDPIRFLVQGTLYPDVVESGGGSGTANIKSHHNVGGLPEDLQFELVEPLRTLFKDEVRTIGRQLGLPEEIVARQPFPGPGLGIRIVGEVTEERLELLRKADAIARAELTAAGLDGEIWQCPVVLLADVRSVGVQGDGRTYGHPIVLRPVSSEDAMTADWTRLPYDVLAKISNRITNEVDGVNRVVLDVTSKPPGTIEWE; encoded by the coding sequence GTGAAGAACACCGACGGCAGCCCTGTTGTCTCGCACCCGGTTCTCGTCGTCGACTTCGGGGCGCAGTATGCGCAACTGATCGCCCGGCGCGTGCGCGAGGCATCCGTCTATTCGGAGATCGTGCCGCACACCATCACGGCGAGCGAGGTCGCGGCGAAGAGCCCGGCCGGCATCGTGCTCTCGGGCGGGCCGTCGAGCGTGTACGAAGAGGGCGCCCCGAGCTTCGACCCGGCGATCTTCGACCTCGGCGTACCCGTGCTCGGCATCTGCTACGGCTTCCAGGTGATGGCCACGGCGCTCGGTGGCGAGGTGGCGCACACCGGCCAGCGCGAATACGGCTCGACCGACGTGCGGGTGACGGATGCCGGCGTGCTGCTGGCGGGCCAGCCCGACGCGCAGACGGCCTGGATGAGCCACGGCGACTCCGTGTCGAAGGCGCCGGAGGGCTTCTCCGTGCTGGCATCGTCGGACTCGACGCCCGTCGCGGCGTTCGGGAACGATGAGCGGCGTCTCTACGGCGTGCAGTGGCATCCGGAGGTGAAGCACACGGCGCACGGGCAGCGCGTGCTCGAGAACTTCCTGCACCGCGCGGCCGGCATCCCCGCCGACTGGAACAGCGGCAACGTCATCGCCGAGCAGGTCGCGGCCATCCGCTCGCAGGTCGGTGGCGGCAAGGTCATCTGCGGGCTCTCCGGCGGCGTCGACTCCGCCGTCGCGGCGGCGCTCGTGCACGAGGCCGTCGGCGACCAACTCGTGTGCGTCTTCGTCGACCATGGCCTGCTGCGCCAGGACGAGCGGCGCCAGGTCGAGGAGGACTACGTGGCTGCCACGGGCATCCGCCTCGTCACCGTTGACGCCCGCGAACAGTTCGTCGGCGCGCTCGCCGGCGTCAGCGACCCCGAGCAGAAGCGCAAGATCATCGGCCGTGAGTTCATCCGCACCTTCGAGAAGGCGCAGACCGACCTCATCGCCGAGGCGGCGGAGGAGGGCGACCCGATCCGGTTCCTTGTGCAGGGCACGCTCTACCCCGACGTCGTCGAGTCCGGCGGCGGCAGCGGCACCGCGAACATCAAGAGCCACCACAATGTTGGCGGACTGCCGGAGGACCTGCAGTTCGAGCTGGTCGAACCGCTGCGCACCCTGTTCAAGGACGAGGTGCGTACCATCGGCCGGCAGCTGGGCCTGCCCGAGGAGATCGTGGCACGTCAACCGTTCCCGGGGCCAGGGCTCGGCATCCGCATCGTCGGTGAGGTCACCGAGGAGCGCCTCGAACTGCTGCGCAAGGCGGATGCGATCGCTCGCGCCGAGCTGACCGCCGCCGGTCTCGACGGCGAGATCTGGCAGTGCCCGGTGGTGCTGCTGGCGGATGTGCGCTCGGTTGGAGTGCAGGGCGACGGACGCACGTACGGGCACCCGATAGTGCTGCGGCCCGTCTCGTCGGAAGACGCCATGACGGCGGACTGGACGCGCCTGCCCTACGACGTGCTCGCGAAGATCTCCAACCGCATCACCAACGAGGTTGACGGTGTGAACCGGGTAGTGCTCGACGTGACGTCGAAGCCGCCGGGCACCATCGAGTGGGAGTAA
- a CDS encoding LuxR C-terminal-related transcriptional regulator, whose protein sequence is MDDVAFHWRGALPRAPEKVVRRERLHAAIEKDSALIVIQGPAGFGKTTAVSVWANTRRDDSAAIIWMDAKHSTSRTFWSDLASAFTVSGIILDASAASPYAAILSVVHVRSSELTIILDRFDTVADREIQDGLHELIARRRGLKVIVCVRRNDIFDSVVWSDLSATMIRARDLAFNFRETAELAQVLGAELDEGQIRAVHAAGQGWPEPTRALTLELGRAGPGPIDIETVSARVARDYLRRRLVPEFEMDERLNVIFATALPDSVTEELTVAVSGDERAACHLRRLEEEGVLTTNWEGDEFVYRWLPVARAALREEFERRQPQRVTALHSRLASWYFDRRAFAPALRHALKANDLKHAVQIIEHGWPELLKMHMPELDVAFAAIPHALIATHPQAAAVRDIRMNLASPTDDLLLSLPDPLPETPRKLEALARSPLSRQALGTATAMMIAMRMRGRLAHALRYADKAELIGRVGRFHQPDTVVAQAPNSFLQVGITRGLADDLPRAIEVLRFAYELAPASTSEHVSVDAAGKIALFFSLLGSTKQALIWLDRHDRPYSKSDWMARWVSLSGALARTLIAIDRLDRVAATDAMARVEITARVEQSWSPFVAYTRARYALQWGDRLGALALVRQEKRNRAPWLRHQSTMQPLLDAVEADLLIALGLANQAERLLTSAPHHSALDSVRARFALLSGQPERALRSATAGLARTGTQYSPEELLLIAASAEGRLGNTAAARELLRHALDSVGTTGTLRPLMAIPRHELTALIAESGHESDVLDELGSTPTPFPRELRLVELTEREQVILERIAEGMSTQAVADDLFVSRNTVKTQVRNLYLKLGVKSRDGAVARAHEFGLLATPAAP, encoded by the coding sequence GTGGACGACGTCGCCTTCCATTGGAGAGGAGCACTCCCCCGCGCCCCGGAGAAGGTCGTCCGCCGCGAGCGGTTGCACGCGGCGATTGAGAAGGACTCCGCGCTCATCGTTATTCAGGGTCCTGCCGGGTTCGGCAAGACAACAGCAGTCTCCGTATGGGCGAACACACGCCGTGACGATAGCGCCGCTATCATCTGGATGGATGCAAAGCACTCGACCTCGCGAACCTTTTGGTCGGATCTCGCCAGCGCTTTCACGGTGAGCGGCATCATTCTCGATGCGTCCGCCGCATCGCCGTACGCCGCCATCCTCTCGGTCGTGCATGTTCGTTCTTCCGAGCTGACAATCATCCTCGATCGGTTCGACACGGTTGCCGATCGGGAGATCCAGGACGGCCTGCACGAATTGATCGCGCGGAGGCGCGGGCTGAAGGTCATCGTGTGCGTTCGACGCAATGACATCTTCGACTCGGTCGTCTGGTCCGACCTCAGCGCGACCATGATCCGCGCCCGCGACCTGGCTTTCAACTTTCGAGAGACTGCCGAGTTGGCACAAGTGCTCGGGGCCGAACTCGACGAAGGTCAGATCCGCGCCGTGCACGCGGCTGGTCAAGGTTGGCCTGAGCCGACCCGGGCGCTCACCCTCGAGCTGGGCCGTGCGGGACCAGGGCCCATCGACATTGAGACGGTGTCGGCTCGAGTCGCTCGAGATTACCTGCGGCGTCGCCTCGTCCCGGAGTTCGAAATGGATGAACGGCTGAATGTCATCTTCGCAACAGCGCTGCCCGATTCGGTGACGGAGGAGCTCACTGTGGCGGTGAGCGGTGACGAGCGGGCCGCATGCCATCTCAGACGACTCGAAGAGGAAGGGGTCCTCACCACCAACTGGGAAGGCGATGAATTCGTCTATCGTTGGCTTCCCGTTGCCCGGGCCGCACTCCGCGAGGAATTCGAACGACGACAGCCGCAGCGGGTGACGGCGCTCCATTCCCGACTCGCGTCCTGGTACTTTGACCGCCGCGCTTTCGCGCCGGCACTCAGGCACGCGCTGAAGGCAAATGATCTGAAGCACGCGGTTCAGATCATCGAGCATGGCTGGCCCGAGCTGCTCAAAATGCACATGCCGGAGCTCGATGTGGCATTCGCCGCTATTCCGCACGCGCTCATCGCCACTCACCCGCAAGCCGCTGCGGTACGTGACATCCGAATGAACCTGGCATCGCCGACGGACGACCTCCTACTCTCGCTGCCCGATCCTCTGCCAGAGACACCGCGCAAGCTCGAAGCCCTTGCCCGGTCGCCTCTATCGCGACAGGCACTGGGCACGGCGACAGCCATGATGATCGCCATGCGTATGCGCGGACGACTGGCGCACGCCCTCCGCTACGCCGACAAAGCCGAACTCATCGGACGCGTCGGCCGGTTTCATCAGCCGGACACCGTGGTAGCGCAGGCGCCGAATAGCTTCTTGCAGGTCGGCATCACCCGAGGTCTTGCCGATGACCTCCCTCGTGCGATCGAGGTTCTCCGATTTGCCTACGAGCTCGCCCCGGCCTCCACATCAGAACACGTGTCGGTCGACGCCGCAGGCAAAATCGCGCTCTTCTTTTCGCTGCTCGGCAGCACAAAGCAGGCACTGATCTGGCTCGACCGCCACGATCGTCCGTACAGCAAAAGCGACTGGATGGCGCGATGGGTTTCGCTCAGCGGCGCACTGGCTCGAACGCTGATAGCGATTGATCGGCTCGACCGGGTGGCGGCGACCGATGCAATGGCCCGTGTCGAGATCACTGCCCGCGTCGAACAGAGCTGGAGCCCCTTCGTCGCGTACACGCGGGCACGGTACGCCCTCCAGTGGGGGGATCGGCTCGGCGCCCTTGCCCTGGTGCGGCAAGAGAAGCGAAACCGGGCCCCGTGGCTCCGCCATCAGTCCACCATGCAGCCGCTGCTCGATGCCGTCGAGGCGGACCTACTCATCGCGCTCGGCTTGGCCAACCAAGCCGAGCGACTATTGACAAGCGCACCACATCATTCCGCTCTCGACTCCGTACGAGCCCGATTCGCCCTGCTCTCCGGACAGCCCGAACGTGCGCTTCGAAGCGCGACCGCGGGGCTGGCCCGTACAGGCACGCAATACTCGCCGGAGGAACTGCTGCTTATCGCTGCCAGTGCCGAAGGCCGCTTAGGCAATACAGCCGCCGCGCGCGAACTGCTGCGACACGCCCTCGATAGCGTGGGAACCACCGGGACTCTTCGCCCGTTGATGGCCATACCGCGCCACGAGCTGACCGCCCTGATTGCTGAATCGGGCCATGAATCCGATGTGCTCGATGAGCTTGGAAGCACGCCGACTCCGTTTCCACGTGAACTGCGTTTGGTCGAACTGACCGAACGCGAACAGGTGATTCTCGAACGCATCGCAGAAGGGATGAGCACACAGGCAGTGGCCGATGACCTCTTCGTTTCACGCAATACGGTCAAGACGCAAGTGCGCAACCTCTACCTCAAGCTCGGCGTGAAATCGCGTGACGGCGCGGTAGCGCGGGCACACGAGTTCGGTTTGCTCGCAACACCGGCCGCGCCGTGA